In Corythoichthys intestinalis isolate RoL2023-P3 chromosome 4, ASM3026506v1, whole genome shotgun sequence, a genomic segment contains:
- the irx2a gene encoding iroquois-class homeodomain protein IRX-2a yields the protein MSYPQGYLYQPPGSLALYSCPAYGASALAAPRNEDLARSSSGSAFSPYPGSAAFSASASAGFSSPLSYSTDPATGFPQYMSSPYDAHTTGMAGALSYHPYGSPGYPYQLNDPAYRKNATRDATATLKAWLQEHRKNPYPTKGEKIMLAIITKMTLTQVSTWFANARRRLKKENKMTWAPRNKSEDEDEEDGDGERKDVERSEKNLDNSEASAEDEGISLHVDTLTDHSCSAESDVEKVACRVGDLSSDQARDKCEDDVEEQNHASRLQLPSKSLTTSPLMGVEAPAFTHQHHHLHHFQQLQREDLARSLGMSNTINANKSCLDSRPSTGVSQNPKPKLWSLAEIATSDPKQQLGQSNCPSSSSSSGGLLTPPTPSSASPSATSPNIYPTPSLIGRPIYYTSPFYSNYTNYGNFSQLQSQSILRYSNSSGVSLAAAAAAAAAAAAAAAASEGLGHNQTPEAGPQPKQLRPESPQLKINSNQALVGDEQHQKHHFRPVNLDSKKGT from the exons ATGTCCTATCCTCAGGGTTACCTTTACCAGCCCCCGGGCTCTTTGGCTCTTTATTCCTGTCCGGCTTATGGGGCCTCGGCGCTGGCTGCTCCGCGGAATGAAGATCTGGCGAGATCGTCCTCCGGCTCAGCTTTCAGCCCGTACCCTGGATCGGCTGCTTTCTCTGCCTCGGCCAGCGCAGGCTTCTCCAGTCCGCTGTCTTACTCTACGGACCCCGCTACAGGATTCCCGCAATACATG AGTTCTCCATATGATGCACACACGACGGGCATGGCCGGGGCGTTAAGTTACCACCCTTACGGGAGTCCAGGGTACCCCTATCAACTCAACGACCCGGCATACCGCAAGAACGCCACTCGGGACGCCACAGCCACCCTGAAGGCTTGGCTGCAGGAGCATAGAAAGAACCCCTACCCGACCAAAGGGGAAAAGATCATGTTGGCCATCATCACAAAGATGACCCTGACTCAGGTCTCCACCTGGTTCGCCAACGCCAGGAGGAGACTAAAGAAGGAAAACAAGATGACATGGGCGCCCAGGAATAAGAGCGAGGATGAGGATGAGGAGGATGGGGACGGCGAGAGGAAGGATGTGGAGCGATCGGAAAAGAACCTGGACAACAGCGAGGCTTCGGCCGAGGATGAAG GTATTAGTTTGCACGTGGACACGCTCACGGACCACTCGTGTTCTGCTGAGTCAGACGTGGAGAAGGTGGCGTGCCGGGTGGGAGATTTAAGCTCTGATCAGGCCCGGGACAAATGCGAAGATGACGTTGAAGAACAGAACCACGCCTCTCGCTTACAGCTCCCCTCCAAATCGCTCACAACCTCGCCTCTAATGGGAGTCGAAGCGCCGGCTTTCACTCATCAGCACCACCACCTTCATCACTTCCAACAACTCCAACGCGAGGATTTAGCTCGGAGCCTCGGCATGAGCAACACCATTAATGCCAATAAATCTTGCCTTGACAGCAGACCGTCCACGGGAGTTTCTCAGAACCCAAAACCCAAATTGTGGTCACTTGCGGAGATTGCTACCTCAGACCCAAAGCAGCAACTAGGGCAGTCAAACTgcccctcctcctcttcctccagtgGGGGCCTTCTTACTCCCCCGACTCCCTCCTCAGCCTCTCCGTCTGCCACTTCACCCAATATCTATCCGACCCCCTCCCTCATCGGAAGACCTATTTATTACACGTCGCCCttttatagcaattacacaAACTATGGTAACTTTAGCCAACTGCAAAGCCAAAGCATCCTGCGCTACTCCAACTCATCTGGGGTAAGTCTGGCTGCAGCAGCCGCCGCCGCAGCAGCAGCCGCAGCAGCCGCTGCAGCCAGCGAAGGTCTCGGCCATAATCAGACTCCTGAGGCCGGCCCGCAGCCGAAACAACTCAGGCCCGAATCCCCACAGCTAAAAATAAACTCAAATCAGGCTCTTGTTGGTGATGAGCAACATCAAAAACATCATTTCAGGCCTGTAAACCTGGACTCAAAGAAAGGAACGTAG